In Phycisphaerae bacterium, the genomic window CGGCACCTGCACTCGTGCGAGACAGGTACCGGGGGACCCACTTTTCCAGCGACGTCCCTTCCACAGCCCGGAGTACGACGAAACTCCGCCTCTCCCAAGGGCCCATCATTTCCTGACCAAAAGCGACGGCCTCTGCGGCAGGAATGCCAGCCGCAGCCAGATCCTGAGCATTCCGCCATTCGATGCCGGCCGTGCTGAGACGCCAGTTACCCTCCAACCAACGGGCACATTGTCGTTTGAGCGGAGGATTCAGAAAACGCTTCAGATAAAGAACTTCCGCGGCAGAGGCTTGGTGACCCAGGGCGATGCGCCATCGCTGGCGCCAGGGTTCCAAACCAGGTTTGTCCAGTCGCTCCCCTTGGTGCCATCTAAAGACGGCATCCAAGTCACCCAGCCCGCAGCCGGACAGCAGGCGCTCGCAGCCGACAGTCGTTTGAAACACCGTATTCATCCGTCCGCGCAAAGCAACTGTTTCTCCAGGGATAAGGCTATCGGCCACCCCCGCAGCATGCAACCGGACACCCCATCTCATTACCGAAATGACCCGGCAGA contains:
- a CDS encoding lipopolysaccharide kinase InaA family protein, with product MFQTTVGCERLLSGCGLGDLDAVFRWHQGERLDKPGLEPWRQRWRIALGHQASAAEVLYLKRFLNPPLKRQCARWLEGNWRLSTAGIEWRNAQDLAAAGIPAAEAVAFGQEMMGPWERRSFVVLRAVEGTSLEKWVPRYLSRTSAGA